GGTGAACCAATAGAGGTAAAGGATGATGATACAGATTATAGAATATTACAAGGATATCTAGAAACATCAAATGTACAAGTAGTAGAAGAGATGGTTAAGATGATAACAGCACAAAGAGCATATGAAATAAATTCTAAATCAATACAGACATCAGATGAAATGATGCAAATGGCTAATAATGTTAGAAGATAAACATACAAATGTCCTTTGGTGGTGATGTAATGTGAATAGCATTAGAAATCTAAGCGTCAATAATGTAATAACTCAAGCTAACATACAAAAGAATAATAATGTTGAGAATTTAAAATCTAAGATAAATAATGCAGAGAAAACTAAAGATAATCAAAAGCTGATGGAAGTATGTAAAGAGTTTGAGAGTATTTTTATTCATATGATGTTAAAGCAGATGAGGTCTACAGTACCTGATAGTGGTATTACAAATAAAAGTACAGCTAGAGAGATTTTTGAGGATATGTATGACCAAGAAGTTGCAAAACAAGTATCTAACCAAGGTGAAGGTATTGGTATAGCAAAAGTATTATATGAACAAATGAAGAATAGTATCTAATGTAACAAAGTTAATATTATATGATAAAATATAAGGAGGGGTAAATCCTTTCCTTTTTTTATTGTTTATTAAGTGTGGGAGGTAATTTATGGATTTTATTTCTGTATTAAATCAAGCATCGGTACTATTTATATTACTTATAATAGGATTCGTAGTAAAGAAATTTAACATAATGACAGATGAATTAGGAAAAGGCATATCAAAGCTTGTGATATATGTTACTTTACCAGCATTAATCATAACAGCAATGAATTATAAGTTTTCTGAAGAAATGATGGAAAACAGCATAAAATTATTACTTATAGGCATAGGGGTATATGCCTTTATCCTTTTAATATCAGTAGTATTTTTAAAGGTTTTTCATGTTGAGGACATCAAGAAAAGAGGAGTATATCAATTTTTAACAATCTTCGGAAATGTAGGGTTTATGGGATATCCAATAGTAGAAGTCATTTTCGGTAAAATAGGTGTATTTTATGCTGCTATATATAATATTTGGTTTAATATTTTAATTTGGACTTTAGGTGTTATACTGGTTACTCCTGAGAGGAATAATAAGATTAATCTAAGGTCTTTAATAAACCCAGGGATTATATCTATAGGTATAGGATTCTTATTGTTTTTATTTTCTATAGAGCTACTAGAACCGATTTATATTTCTCTTGACAAATTAGGAGCATCTACTATACCAATGTCTATGTTGGTAGTAGGCTCATTGTTAGGAGATATGAAGTTTAAAGAAA
Above is a window of Caldisalinibacter kiritimatiensis DNA encoding:
- a CDS encoding AEC family transporter, which gives rise to MDFISVLNQASVLFILLIIGFVVKKFNIMTDELGKGISKLVIYVTLPALIITAMNYKFSEEMMENSIKLLLIGIGVYAFILLISVVFLKVFHVEDIKKRGVYQFLTIFGNVGFMGYPIVEVIFGKIGVFYAAIYNIWFNILIWTLGVILVTPERNNKINLRSLINPGIISIGIGFLLFLFSIELLEPIYISLDKLGASTIPMSMLVVGSLLGDMKFKEIFTNSRLMVSALIKLIIIPLVVYFVLSMFNLSPIVIGIPVIISAMPSAVNAAIFARIHESDYRLASQGVFLTTTLSIITIPLIMLLLTM
- a CDS encoding rod-binding protein, coding for MNSIRNLSVNNVITQANIQKNNNVENLKSKINNAEKTKDNQKLMEVCKEFESIFIHMMLKQMRSTVPDSGITNKSTAREIFEDMYDQEVAKQVSNQGEGIGIAKVLYEQMKNSI